A single region of the Solirubrobacterales bacterium genome encodes:
- a CDS encoding ArsA family ATPase — MDLARHLEGKDVVVCAGSGGVGKTTTSASIAIGMAARGLKVAVLTIDPAKRLADSLGLAELGTELRQVDPALFDPYGMEITGELHAAMLDPKRTFDDLILRYAPDNETYENILGNRIYQELSNAIAGSQEYMAMEKLLELHESGEFDLLVLDTPPSRNALDFLDAPKRLARFVEGRALRVFLAPGRFGLRIAGRGGSMLFSAMKKVTGVDLLNDLSEFFANFTDMASGFSERAQRVDELLRGDTSTFLLICSPENEPVDEAIFFRRVLKEQKLPFCGAIVNKVRPDYYRAKKQLPEDLDDELAARVMENYDRQRLLGKRDAENIKRLEKSLSTDNLIEVPLFSDDVHGVEGLVHMVNTLLEG, encoded by the coding sequence ATGGATCTGGCCAGACATCTCGAGGGCAAGGACGTAGTCGTCTGCGCGGGTTCTGGCGGCGTCGGTAAAACGACGACGAGCGCATCGATCGCAATCGGCATGGCCGCCCGCGGCCTCAAGGTGGCCGTGCTCACGATCGACCCTGCCAAGCGACTGGCGGACTCGCTGGGCCTTGCCGAACTCGGCACCGAGTTGCGCCAGGTCGATCCGGCGCTGTTTGATCCCTACGGCATGGAGATCACCGGCGAGCTGCACGCCGCAATGCTCGATCCAAAGCGCACCTTCGATGACCTGATCCTGCGTTACGCGCCCGACAACGAGACGTACGAGAACATCCTGGGCAACCGGATCTACCAAGAGCTCTCAAACGCGATCGCCGGCTCGCAGGAGTACATGGCGATGGAGAAGCTGCTTGAGCTGCACGAGAGCGGCGAGTTCGACCTGCTCGTGCTCGACACGCCCCCTTCCCGCAACGCACTGGACTTTCTTGATGCTCCCAAGCGCCTCGCGCGATTCGTCGAGGGCCGCGCGCTTCGCGTCTTCCTTGCGCCAGGTCGCTTTGGACTGAGGATCGCCGGTCGCGGGGGCAGCATGCTGTTCTCGGCGATGAAGAAGGTCACGGGAGTCGATCTGCTGAACGACCTCTCCGAGTTCTTCGCGAACTTCACGGACATGGCCTCCGGATTCAGCGAACGCGCGCAGCGCGTCGACGAGCTTCTGCGCGGCGATACCTCGACCTTCCTCCTGATTTGCTCGCCAGAGAACGAACCGGTGGACGAGGCGATCTTCTTCCGTCGCGTGCTCAAAGAACAGAAGCTCCCCTTCTGCGGCGCGATCGTCAACAAGGTGCGGCCGGATTACTACCGCGCCAAGAAGCAGCTGCCCGAGGATCTCGACGACGAGCTCGCCGCGCGCGTGATGGAGAACTACGATCGCCAGCGCCTGCTGGGCAAGCGCGATGCCGAGAACATCAAGCGCCTCGAGAAGTCACTCTCGACCGACAACCTCATCGAGGTGCCGCTGTTCTCCGACGATGTGCACGGCGTCGAGGGCCTTGTGCACATGGTCAACACGCTGCTCGAGGGCTAG
- a CDS encoding ArsA family ATPase: protein MPGPATAPPPKDLFEHRLLFVTGKGGVGKTTVAAALGLAAAHAGLRTIVCELDARERLHSLFNVSTRGFEEVELVPDLSAIAIDPQHAIEEYLLLQIKVRPVYDMLFKNRIFDYFAAATPGLAELVTIGKVWELAQPDRLKKRSEPYDLVIVDAPATGHALAMLEAPETFKKIARVGPIHRQAGYIQSFLHDPATTAIVAVATAEEMPVNETLDLRRELKERVGLDIALGIVNFLEPEYFTPKELDLLKKKDQVAPIEAAVLQSERAVRQAGQYERLAKELKRPLIDLPFLYEKSIGRQELNELADKLSSDLSEPLTRVAK, encoded by the coding sequence ATGCCAGGACCGGCAACCGCACCACCACCGAAGGATCTGTTCGAACACAGGTTGCTTTTCGTGACCGGAAAAGGCGGAGTCGGAAAGACGACCGTCGCCGCCGCCCTCGGTCTGGCAGCTGCCCATGCGGGGTTGCGCACGATCGTCTGCGAGCTGGATGCGCGCGAACGCCTGCACAGCCTCTTCAACGTCTCGACCCGCGGTTTCGAAGAAGTCGAACTCGTACCGGACCTGTCGGCGATCGCAATCGACCCGCAGCACGCGATCGAGGAGTACCTGCTCCTGCAGATCAAGGTGCGACCGGTTTACGACATGTTGTTCAAGAACCGCATATTCGACTACTTCGCCGCGGCGACGCCCGGGCTCGCCGAGCTCGTGACGATCGGCAAGGTTTGGGAGCTGGCGCAGCCGGACCGATTGAAGAAGCGCTCGGAGCCTTATGACCTCGTGATCGTGGACGCCCCTGCGACGGGCCACGCGCTCGCGATGCTTGAAGCCCCCGAGACCTTCAAGAAGATCGCGCGCGTCGGGCCGATCCATCGTCAGGCCGGATACATCCAGTCGTTTCTGCACGACCCCGCGACGACCGCGATCGTCGCCGTCGCGACGGCCGAAGAGATGCCGGTCAACGAGACCCTCGATCTGCGGCGCGAACTGAAAGAGCGCGTCGGGCTCGACATCGCGCTCGGAATCGTGAACTTTCTGGAGCCCGAATACTTCACACCCAAAGAGCTCGACCTGCTGAAGAAGAAGGATCAGGTCGCGCCTATCGAGGCCGCCGTGTTGCAGTCCGAGCGGGCGGTCAGGCAGGCCGGACAGTACGAGCGTTTGGCGAAGGAGCTGAAGCGACCGCTGATCGATCTGCCTTTCCTGTATGAGAAGTCAATCGGTCGACAGGAACTCAACGAGCTCGCGGACAAGCTCAGCAGTGACCTGTCAGAGCCGCTCACACGGGTGGCGAAGTAA